A genomic window from Passer domesticus isolate bPasDom1 chromosome Z, bPasDom1.hap1, whole genome shotgun sequence includes:
- the LOC135290376 gene encoding serine/threonine-protein kinase PAK 3-like: METFGDVCKALDTATGGEVAIKKINLQELIRREVTFKELMVMKINKHLNIVNYLKSYLLGDELWLVMEYMDGGALSDVINETHMSEREIAAVSRECLRGLDFLHSNHMIHRGLKSCNILLGTNGSVKLGQCILGQVQHSRDVGVRLLGVTASSPEMVLVTVQGHPL, from the exons ATGGA gaCTTTTGGAGATGTTTGTAAAGCACTCGACACTGCCACAGGAGGAGAG GTGgccataaagaaaataaatcttcaaGAACTGATCAGAAGGGAAGTAACCTTTAAGGAACTCATGGTCATGAAAATTAATAAGCACCTAAACATTGTGAATTATTTAAAGAG ctacCTTCTGGGTGATGAACTCTGGCTGGTTATGGAGTACATGGATGGAGGTGCCCTGAGCGATGTCATCAATGAGACTCACATGTCTGAAAGAGAGATTGCAGCCGTCAGTCGGGAG tgcctgcgaggactggattttcttcactcaAACCACATGATCCACCGAGGTCTGAAGAGCTGCAACATCCTTCTCGGAACCAACGGCTCTGTCAAACTGGGTCAGTGTATTCTTGGTCAGgtgcagcattccagggatgtgggtgtgaggctgcttggagtgactgccagctccccagaaatggtgctggtgacagtgcagggacatCCGCTGTGA